The genomic window CTCGGCGAATTGTTCTTTATTATGTTAGCTATCAGTTTTTGCAGGCTTAGAATATAAGCTATCCCCATGCCTCTTTCTATTGCTGGATCTATGTTTATTATGTCTTTGGGGTCGATTTTGGAAAGTTCCGACATTTTTTTCAACTTCCCTTTTTTCATTTCAGGTCTTGGTTTCTCCATAAAAACCTCTTTTTTATTTGATTGTAATCTAAACCAAAATTTCTCAAATCCATCTCAATCGTTTCTTTATTTTGGTCAAGATTTATTTTATCATACTAATTATGCCTGTAAACTCCTTTAGTTCTGGTGCTTTAGATTTTTTGACCAAAGCGTATTACTTAACCGTGAGAACTTCCGATTCTTCATTTTTTTTTGAAGCCCTATACTCTGCCGTCAAAGATCCTTTCAGAATCGAAAAATCCGTCTACGAAAAGAGTAAAATTGAAAATATTCTCGGTATTATCGGAAAAAGAAAATTCAACGAAATTCTGGACATAGGCTGCGGAAACGGTTTTTTCAGCCACCTTCTTCTTGCGGTATCAAACAAAGTCACCGGCATCGACATTTCATCAAGAGCCATCAAAGAAGCGAATGCCAAATACGGAAAGTTTGAAAATTTGAAATTCATCAGAGCTGATATCGGCAGCTTTACCACCAAAAACCGATTCGACCTTTTTTTCTGCTCCGAAGTCCTTTATTATCTGCGACCTGAAGAACTGGAAAAGACTTGCACAAAAATAAAAAAAATGACCAGTGGTCAATCACAGATAATTTTTGTGGGAAGAGCCGACGATGAATACGTCAACAGGACTCTTCGCAGATACTTTAAAGAAAAGGAGAAATTTACCTTCCAGTCTACATTCCCGTTGTATTTTTTTCCAAGCTTTCGCGTTTCAAGGCCTTACGGTATTTTTGTCTATGAACACAAAAAAAAGGACTGAAATATGTCAAAAAAAAACGTGCTTCAATGCCCTAAATGCGGTGCTCCTTTAGACCCTGAAAAAGCCAATGGGAAATTCAGATGCCCATTTTGCGGCACCTGGATCGATTTTAACAACGATGATCGTGTTGATATTTCCAATATCCCTGAAATGAAATTTGACTTTCCGACAATAGACAATCAAAGCGCGAAAAAAATAGTAAAAGTATCTTTTATTCTATTCTTGTCGATTGCAGTCCTGCTGGTTGGAGGAATGGTCGCATTGATTAAATATTTTACATCAAGCGTTATAGTCGGCGATAAGAAAGTCGAAAAAATTTTTGAGTATGGATCGGAAGGGACAGGTCCAGGTTTTTTCCAAGACGTCAGGTATGTGATAACCACGCAAAACGGTCTGGTAATAACCTGCGAATACGAAAACGGACGGGTACAGGTCTTCGATTCATCTATGAATTATCTAAGGCAGTGGACTGTGGGAAAACAAGCTTACGTCCAATCTTTCTCCACAGACGGAAGAGAAACTGTTTTTGTGATATCAAAAGGAGATATACTGTCATACAATCTGGAAAATGGTTCTTTTTCCGATTCAGTGGAAATACCTACTATCTCGGCTTTCACATACGAAGCCTTGACTGTATTGCCCGACGGGAATATTTTGGTGATATACGACCGAGAGAACCTCGCGAAACTCGACAGTGATTTCAATTTGATCTGGAACAAAGAGAAAATCATTTCATCTAATTCAGATTTTTATCCGCACACTTGCGAACTGGCGGTGGACGGGGAAGGATATATATACGTATTTGCCGTCACAAACAGTTCCGTCTTCAAATTTTCTCCGGAGGGAAAATTCTTCACGAGATTCGGCTCTGAGGGTGATGGACCCGGTTTTTTGAGCCACGCCACCGGAGAACCTTTGGTCATTGACAACCAGTCAAACATCTATATTGAAGATTTTGACGGAATAGAAGTATTCAACAAAGATGGAAGGTTTTTGACCCAGCTCGAAGTTGAAAGACCCGTTTACGGCATGACGATTGACATGAAGAACAACCTCTACACCGCAAACGGAAAAAAAATAATTAAATACCGTCTAAACCCGGCAAACTTTTCCGAATAAAATGCTTCCTTTTCTCCGTTTAACGTTGTCTTTGTTTTTTGGAATTTACGGATTTTACCCAGAAAATATTGTCTCGGATTTTACCCTTGGGCTGGAACCAGATATAGTTTCCCTGGTTTTCGTCGGAGATATAATGGTTCACGATGAACAGTTAAAAGGGGCAAAAGACGCTGTCAGCGGGGAGTATGACTTTTCAAGCAGTTTTGATGATGTAAGGAATATTCTGTCCGGAGCCGATTTAACAATGGGAAACCTCGAAACGACTCTCGCCGGTGAAGAAAAGCTTTTCACCGGCTACCCCCGCTTCAATTCACCAGACGAACTCGCGCAAGCGCTAAAAGAAACGGGCTTCGATCTATTGACAACAGCAAACAACCACTGTCTTGACAGGGGAGAACAAGGGCTTGTAAGGACTCTGGAAGTTCTCGACAGCATCGGAATTTACCATACCGGCACATTCAGGGATTCTTCCGAAATGGATTTTTTGTTGATTTCCGTAAAAAACATCGACATCGCTTTTTTATCTTACACTTACGGGACAAACGGACTTTTTCTCCCTAAAGGCAGCCCTTGTCAAGTGAATTATATCGATACGGAAAATATCAAGAAGGCTATTCACCTCGCGGATGAAACCGGAGCCGACGCGATAGTCGTGATTCTGCACTACGGCACCGAATACGATTTAATCCCCTCTGCACGTCAAAAAGCCCTTTTCGATTCGGTGTCTTCTTTCGGCGCGGATCTAGTGATAGGAATCCATCCGCATGTAGTCCAGCCCATGAATTTAAAAAATTCACCAGAAGACATGCTGAAGCTTTTCTTCTATTCTCTGGGAAACTTCATATCGTCTCAAAGAACTGTTCCGAGAGACGCAGGGCTGATTTTAGGGGTAGAGCTCAAAGTTTACCGATCCGGCTGGACGTTTTTATCCGGCGTCAATTTCCTGCCGACCTACGTCCAATTCAAGCCAGAAAACGGCAAATACGATGTGAGGGTAATAGACGCGACAAAAGCTTTTTCCCGAATCCAATCTGGTGACAGTTTGTCTTTTTCAAGCTACGACAGAAGCAGGATAAAAAAAATAGCAGAAAATCTCCCCTGTCATTTCCTCAGTATGACTGAGAATCTTCTTTCAACATA from candidate division WOR-3 bacterium includes these protein-coding regions:
- a CDS encoding class I SAM-dependent methyltransferase is translated as MTKAYYLTVRTSDSSFFFEALYSAVKDPFRIEKSVYEKSKIENILGIIGKRKFNEILDIGCGNGFFSHLLLAVSNKVTGIDISSRAIKEANAKYGKFENLKFIRADIGSFTTKNRFDLFFCSEVLYYLRPEELEKTCTKIKKMTSGQSQIIFVGRADDEYVNRTLRRYFKEKEKFTFQSTFPLYFFPSFRVSRPYGIFVYEHKKKD
- a CDS encoding CapA family protein; protein product: MFFGIYGFYPENIVSDFTLGLEPDIVSLVFVGDIMVHDEQLKGAKDAVSGEYDFSSSFDDVRNILSGADLTMGNLETTLAGEEKLFTGYPRFNSPDELAQALKETGFDLLTTANNHCLDRGEQGLVRTLEVLDSIGIYHTGTFRDSSEMDFLLISVKNIDIAFLSYTYGTNGLFLPKGSPCQVNYIDTENIKKAIHLADETGADAIVVILHYGTEYDLIPSARQKALFDSVSSFGADLVIGIHPHVVQPMNLKNSPEDMLKLFFYSLGNFISSQRTVPRDAGLILGVELKVYRSGWTFLSGVNFLPTYVQFKPENGKYDVRVIDATKAFSRIQSGDSLSFSSYDRSRIKKIAENLPCHFLSMTENLLSTYDSLTGFFKVEISY